The DNA segment TCCAGATATATTTGAGAAAAATTTAGGGAATAAACTTGCAAATAAAACTGAAATTGTTGTTAATATTAAGTATTTATTTCCTATAAACTTAACTAAATCACTATCACCAAATTTCCCTAATATCATACTTGATAAACTAAATGATATTGTTACTATTAATAAAGAGAATGCAAATGAAAATGCTATATCTACTAGATTAACAGTTTTTTTTAATGAATTTATACTTTCTGTATCCATTTTAGTCTCATTACTATATTCTCTTTTAAAGTTTTTATTAAAGAAAACTATACTAGGTATTATTATTAATACAAAGAAATATAGTACCATTAATAAATTATCACTTACTGTTGCTGCTGATATTAGTTTAGAATCTATATTAAAACTTGAAGAAACTGCAACAAAGTTAACTCCTCCACCTATATATGAAGCTGTCATAGTTCCAGCTATATGATTTAAACTTGGAATATATTTATTAAGTAATGTATATCCAATTATAGATCCTACAACTGTACCCATAGAGCTTATTAAGAAGATAATTAATAATCTTCCACTTTCTCTCCAAATTTTTGAAATATTACATTGAAATAATAAT comes from the Streptobacillus canis genome and includes:
- a CDS encoding DUF819 family protein, whose translation is MIDKDNVLLLWTIIVSIAAISIYLESKYELVAKISGAIVALVCAMLLSNLNIIPIDSPVYYNVWAYVVPMAIPLLLFQCNISKIWRESGRLLIIFLISSMGTVVGSIIGYTLLNKYIPSLNHIAGTMTASYIGGGVNFVAVSSSFNIDSKLISAATVSDNLLMVLYFFVLIIIPSIVFFNKNFKREYSNETKMDTESINSLKKTVNLVDIAFSFAFSLLIVTISFSLSSMILGKFGDSDLVKFIGNKYLILTTISVLFASLFPKFFSNISGSQEIGTFFIYIFFVVIGIPASIMSIIQNSPLLLVYCLIMVLVNMIITFVGAKLFNFTLEEAILVSNANIGGPTTATAMAISKGWNKYVAPVMLVGTLGYIIGTYIGIFIGNMLG